A region from the Leptolyngbya iicbica LK genome encodes:
- a CDS encoding formylglycine-generating enzyme family protein encodes MSQNDFGPEFLDFTDVLKQVKLDLCAEDLMDILWLANQTGEIPSIAPDPTEDTDTDVDVVWGEDLPLSELPPPDRVAVTQRDSAPAGEQQTRQSPAGGIAVSAPAAPALRTRLELGRALRPLMRKVAALNRQYLDEDATANQIAEQDVWLPVMRPAAERWLELALVVEETDSMPIWRSLIQELRLLTERQGAFRTVQSWRLTADESGQPQLFSGNHAPRPGQRSRSPKELIDPAGRRLILVVSDCTSALWRQSQLYRWLELWENHAPTTVMQLLPQRLWERSALGEGTPVWVKSLTPGTVTANWQVEAPLDFLMDESDGEPSPATLTVPVVTVEPNSIKPWARVLVGAGEARAAAVQFDWSNIPPPPAKTSEDMEPLALVRRFRGGASIVAQRLAGMMAAVPVSPEITDLLRQTLLPEARQVHVAEVFMSGLIRMTRTEKPEGGHSQTYDFVSEKVRDLLTDAVDVPTTEKVLDTVSAYLSERWGLGTRTFEALLTPDLELSEEAEGQVLPFAYLARRTLQRMGQEYAELVELLGQPEAPQSIDETHAAPTETEFSPLKTFEFEVARFVSATVTLPELRTKEFEVVTVELESTTAILKPFEFETATIAKQDQRILFGLGPQRTRWQIEKQQGQGRQLVELLGDDLTLEMVWVPSGSFIMGSPTDEPERTSDEGPQHEVAVSSFLIGRYPVTQAQWRFVAGLQRIQTKLNPGLSNKLLKFEGHDLPVIKVSWNEAQEFCQRLSAYTQREYRIPSESEWEYACRAETKTPFHFGEMITTDLANYNGSEVYNNGPTGQNRDKTTRVGSFPANKWGISDMHGNVWEWCEDMWHSNYEGAPIDGSAWTQSDDKRPVMRGGSWFTFSRGCRSAYREPANRSGALNYVGFRVCLSTSSLS; translated from the coding sequence ATGAGCCAAAATGACTTTGGCCCTGAGTTTTTAGACTTCACCGATGTGCTGAAGCAGGTGAAGCTGGATCTCTGTGCCGAAGATTTGATGGATATTCTCTGGCTGGCGAACCAGACCGGAGAAATCCCATCTATCGCCCCTGACCCCACTGAAGACACCGACACCGACGTCGATGTGGTCTGGGGCGAAGACTTACCACTATCTGAATTGCCGCCGCCCGATCGCGTGGCCGTCACCCAGCGTGATTCCGCCCCAGCAGGGGAACAACAAACTCGCCAGTCGCCCGCTGGCGGCATCGCGGTATCCGCCCCTGCCGCCCCCGCGTTGCGCACTCGGCTAGAGCTGGGGCGAGCCCTGCGGCCCTTGATGCGCAAGGTAGCCGCGCTCAATCGCCAGTACCTGGACGAAGATGCAACGGCGAATCAAATCGCGGAGCAGGATGTCTGGTTGCCCGTAATGCGTCCGGCCGCAGAGCGCTGGCTGGAGCTGGCCCTAGTGGTGGAAGAAACCGACTCTATGCCGATTTGGCGATCGCTGATCCAAGAACTGCGACTACTCACCGAGCGGCAGGGCGCATTTCGGACGGTACAGTCTTGGCGGCTAACGGCTGATGAGTCGGGTCAACCGCAGCTATTTTCGGGCAATCATGCGCCTCGACCGGGCCAGCGATCGCGCAGTCCCAAAGAGCTGATCGATCCGGCGGGGCGGCGGCTGATTTTAGTGGTGAGCGATTGTACATCAGCGCTATGGCGGCAGAGCCAACTCTATCGCTGGCTAGAGCTGTGGGAAAATCATGCCCCCACGACGGTGATGCAGCTCTTGCCCCAGCGGTTATGGGAACGCAGCGCGTTGGGAGAGGGCACGCCGGTGTGGGTCAAGTCGCTTACCCCCGGCACCGTGACCGCCAACTGGCAGGTGGAGGCCCCTCTTGATTTTTTGATGGATGAATCAGATGGCGAGCCGTCACCCGCCACGCTGACGGTGCCAGTAGTCACCGTCGAGCCAAACTCGATTAAGCCTTGGGCCAGGGTGCTCGTCGGTGCTGGGGAAGCCCGAGCAGCGGCAGTACAGTTTGATTGGAGCAATATTCCGCCCCCCCCCGCTAAAACCTCTGAGGATATGGAGCCCTTGGCGCTGGTGCGACGTTTTCGCGGGGGGGCATCGATTGTGGCCCAGCGATTAGCGGGGATGATGGCGGCGGTGCCTGTGAGCCCGGAGATCACTGACTTACTGCGGCAGACATTGCTGCCAGAGGCGCGGCAGGTGCATGTGGCGGAGGTGTTTATGAGTGGCCTCATCCGCATGACGCGCACTGAGAAGCCGGAGGGAGGGCATAGCCAGACCTATGACTTTGTCAGTGAGAAGGTGCGGGATCTGCTAACGGATGCGGTGGATGTGCCTACGACGGAGAAGGTGTTGGATACGGTATCGGCCTATCTGTCGGAGCGGTGGGGATTGGGTACACGCACCTTCGAGGCATTGCTGACGCCCGATCTGGAACTCAGTGAAGAGGCGGAGGGGCAGGTGTTGCCGTTTGCCTATTTGGCGCGGCGGACGTTGCAGCGCATGGGGCAAGAATATGCCGAGCTGGTAGAACTGCTGGGGCAGCCTGAAGCCCCACAATCTATAGATGAAACGCATGCTGCTCCCACCGAAACAGAGTTTTCACCATTAAAAACATTTGAATTTGAGGTTGCAAGATTTGTGTCCGCTACGGTCACCTTGCCAGAGCTGCGCACAAAGGAATTTGAAGTCGTCACGGTAGAGCTAGAGTCTACAACAGCAATTCTCAAGCCATTTGAGTTTGAGACGGCAACCATCGCAAAACAAGATCAGCGCATTTTATTTGGGTTAGGGCCACAGCGAACCCGCTGGCAGATCGAGAAGCAACAAGGACAAGGACGACAATTGGTAGAGCTGCTCGGGGATGACCTGACGCTAGAGATGGTTTGGGTGCCCAGCGGTAGCTTTATAATGGGCTCACCAACAGATGAGCCAGAACGAACGAGTGATGAAGGGCCACAGCATGAGGTAGCAGTGAGCAGCTTTTTAATAGGACGTTATCCAGTGACACAGGCACAATGGCGCTTTGTGGCAGGTTTACAGCGCATACAGACTAAGCTAAATCCTGGGTTATCAAATAAACTCTTAAAGTTTGAGGGACATGACTTGCCTGTAATAAAAGTTAGTTGGAATGAGGCCCAAGAATTTTGTCAGCGACTATCTGCTTACACCCAACGTGAGTATCGCATACCAAGTGAATCAGAATGGGAGTATGCCTGCCGGGCAGAGACAAAGACCCCGTTTCATTTTGGCGAGATGATTACAACTGATTTGGCTAACTATAACGGCAGTGAAGTTTATAACAATGGTCCTACGGGGCAAAATCGCGACAAGACAACACGAGTAGGCAGTTTTCCAGCTAATAAATGGGGCATTAGCGATATGCACGGCAATGTGTGGGAGTGGTGCGAAGATATGTGGCATAGCAATTATGAAGGGGCACCAATTGATGGCAGTGCCTGGACTCAAAGTGATGACAAGCGACCTGTGATGCGTGGAGGTTCTTGGTTCACTTTTTCCAGAGGCTGTCGTTCTGCATATCGAGAGCCCGCTAATCGGTCTGGAGCACTAAATTATGTAGGTTTTCGAGTGTGTCTTTCGACCTCAAGCCTTTCTTAG
- a CDS encoding SUMF1/EgtB/PvdO family nonheme iron enzyme: MPELTLNRQRYQAQCFTESLGNGIDLEMTLIPAGNFVMGSPEDELERLDREGPQHQVTVPSFFMGTYPVTQAQWRAVANLPQIELGLKADPANFKGNEHPVEQVNWHEAMEFCARLSAYSGRSYRLPTEAEWEYACRAGTNTPFHFGETITPDLGNYCGIDREIRGNKYKGRYGDGPTGKNLEKTTPVNHFKVANAFGLCDLHGNAWEWCQDVWHDNYEGAPTDGSAWTEGGRQDRRAVRGGSWLFSPGACRSAYRCYDAPGYGDYDNTFRVVCNEPQLQTTQAVGSGGDFYFLYPNRRLDLTQPLHKVLYVIYDESRKRKLPGFTSIKSRQVKLEPLNLNCDVDTKRQICWFLEEALQNVGKHAIGATRLEVTGKIVDGFYSLRVKDNGPGIQSSYVGEGTQAFYRLEAKLKGKFSRVSIPQGGTVCELTFPL; the protein is encoded by the coding sequence ATGCCCGAACTCACCCTTAACCGCCAACGCTACCAAGCCCAGTGTTTTACTGAGTCTTTGGGAAATGGAATTGATTTGGAAATGACCCTCATCCCTGCGGGTAATTTTGTCATGGGCTCCCCAGAGGATGAGCTGGAGCGGCTTGACCGCGAAGGCCCCCAGCATCAGGTAACAGTGCCAAGCTTCTTTATGGGCACATACCCGGTGACCCAGGCCCAATGGCGTGCCGTGGCAAACTTACCCCAGATAGAACTTGGGCTCAAGGCTGATCCAGCTAACTTCAAGGGTAACGAGCATCCGGTAGAGCAGGTGAACTGGCACGAAGCAATGGAGTTCTGTGCTCGACTCTCTGCCTATTCTGGTCGTTCTTATCGCTTGCCTACTGAGGCGGAATGGGAATATGCTTGCCGCGCTGGCACTAATACCCCGTTTCACTTTGGTGAAACGATTACCCCTGATCTCGGCAATTACTGCGGCATTGATCGCGAGATCCGCGGCAATAAATACAAAGGTCGTTATGGCGATGGGCCAACTGGAAAAAATCTAGAGAAAACAACTCCCGTCAATCACTTCAAAGTTGCTAACGCTTTCGGTTTATGCGATCTGCACGGTAACGCCTGGGAGTGGTGTCAAGACGTATGGCACGACAATTACGAAGGAGCACCTACTGACGGCAGTGCCTGGACTGAGGGGGGTAGACAAGACAGGCGAGCTGTACGGGGTGGCTCATGGCTTTTCAGTCCGGGGGCTTGTCGTTCTGCGTATCGCTGCTACGATGCGCCTGGCTACGGCGACTACGACAACACTTTTCGAGTTGTTTGTAATGAGCCGCAATTACAAACAACTCAAGCGGTAGGTAGTGGCGGCGACTTTTATTTTCTATACCCGAACCGCAGACTCGATTTGACTCAGCCGCTCCATAAGGTTTTATATGTCATTTACGATGAAAGCCGTAAAAGAAAACTGCCTGGGTTTACATCTATCAAGTCCCGTCAAGTAAAACTTGAACCATTGAATCTGAATTGTGATGTGGACACCAAGCGACAAATCTGTTGGTTCCTTGAAGAGGCATTACAAAATGTTGGCAAGCATGCGATCGGAGCGACTCGTTTAGAGGTGACTGGAAAAATAGTTGATGGCTTCTACTCTCTACGGGTCAAAGACAATGGGCCTGGAATTCAATCGTCCTATGTTGGTGAGGGAACTCAAGCTTTCTACAGATTAGAGGCCAAGCTTAAAGGTAAATTTTCTCGTGTCTCCATTCCCCAGGGCGGTACGGTATGTGAGTTAACATTTCCTCTCTGA
- a CDS encoding formylglycine-generating enzyme family protein yields MPELTLQRTRYQAQGYTEPLGDLGLDMMLIPAGEFLMGSPADEPERRDNEGPQHRVSVPSLFMGRFPVTQAQWKFVVGLPQQELELKPEPSSFKGGDRPVEQVNWHEAVEFCARLAEYTQRPYRLPSEAEWEYACRAGTTTPFHFGETISPELANYDGTSAFADGPKGEYREETTSVGGFQVANDFGLYDMHGNVWEWCQDVWHNKRDGAPTNGSAWSEGGDQSRRVVHGGSWLGSPWRCRSACRSGFTVTDRLVDAGFRVCCSARGFS; encoded by the coding sequence ATGCCCGAACTCACCCTCCAGCGCACTCGCTACCAGGCCCAAGGCTATACCGAACCTCTGGGCGATCTTGGCCTCGACATGATGCTTATTCCCGCTGGCGAGTTTCTGATGGGCTCTCCAGCGGATGAGCCGGAGCGTCGGGATAATGAAGGCCCACAGCATCGAGTGAGCGTTCCCAGCCTTTTCATGGGGCGGTTCCCCGTGACTCAAGCCCAATGGAAGTTTGTGGTTGGGCTACCTCAGCAGGAGCTTGAACTCAAGCCAGAGCCTTCAAGCTTTAAGGGGGGAGATCGCCCGGTAGAGCAAGTGAACTGGCACGAAGCTGTAGAGTTCTGCGCCCGTTTGGCCGAGTACACCCAACGCCCTTATCGCCTGCCCAGCGAAGCCGAGTGGGAATATGCCTGTCGCGCGGGCACCACCACCCCATTCCACTTTGGTGAAACCATCTCCCCTGAACTTGCGAACTACGATGGCACCTCGGCTTTTGCCGATGGCCCCAAAGGTGAGTACCGAGAGGAAACGACCTCCGTTGGCGGCTTTCAAGTCGCTAACGACTTTGGCCTATATGACATGCACGGCAACGTGTGGGAATGGTGCCAGGATGTCTGGCATAACAAGCGCGACGGCGCTCCAACCAATGGTAGTGCCTGGTCAGAGGGCGGTGACCAAAGTCGTCGAGTGGTTCATGGTGGCTCATGGCTGGGCTCTCCATGGCGCTGCCGCTCTGCTTGTCGAAGTGGATTTACGGTCACAGATCGCCTTGTCGATGCCGGTTTTCGCGTTTGTTGCTCCGCCCGAGGCTTTTCGTAG
- a CDS encoding NfeD family protein → MYILETTQAELFEQTMHGEVEQTIAGHLPGRVKVMGVSWTARLCIPDGRYVLPSGTPVTVFGRRGNTLLVLPYAP, encoded by the coding sequence ATGTACATTCTCGAAACCACTCAAGCTGAGTTATTTGAACAAACCATGCATGGCGAAGTGGAGCAAACCATTGCAGGGCATCTGCCCGGTCGCGTTAAGGTCATGGGTGTTAGTTGGACAGCTCGTCTCTGTATTCCCGATGGTCGGTATGTATTGCCTTCGGGCACTCCCGTTACTGTCTTTGGTCGTCGTGGAAATACCTTACTGGTGCTGCCTTATGCGCCTTAA
- a CDS encoding AAA-like domain-containing protein has product MNRQEFETSFESLTPRQKDVLWPFLAFQTDEEIATELHCTPANVRHHIANVCKRFGYTNDEGESYSYRHDLVEAFIQHQPKKVSTQWQAKLLAAQPEEPEFPGRPLLVDSRYYLERPPAEQRALKVLKPGALVRVRGPRKTGKTSLLYRTLHQAREYGCQTAAVKLYRAGSGILGDVRRFLQWFCLQISDEVGLPPKLEDYWSDLRGDASSCSQYLQSYLLDQLEQPIVIGIDEADLLFEYPATAETFFRLVRGWSEEAKSSERWQQFRQVVVYATEVYIDFDLNQSPFNVGTPIKLAAFGADQVQELAWRYGLKTFTIDQANDLMGLVGGQPHLIQLALYHLYDGWTFEQVMITATSQTGIYSNHLQALMDKLTAHDDLAEAFKTVVAAPSKPVTLAAKPAKQLEGLGLVKRNDTEVELSCQLYRQYFGTHL; this is encoded by the coding sequence ATGAATCGTCAAGAATTTGAGACATCCTTTGAGTCCCTGACGCCAAGACAAAAAGATGTTCTGTGGCCGTTTTTGGCCTTTCAGACCGACGAAGAGATTGCGACTGAACTGCATTGCACTCCAGCCAATGTGCGACACCACATTGCCAACGTCTGCAAGCGATTTGGCTACACCAACGATGAAGGAGAGTCTTACTCTTACCGCCACGATCTGGTCGAAGCGTTTATTCAGCATCAGCCAAAGAAAGTGAGTACACAATGGCAGGCCAAACTGCTCGCCGCGCAGCCAGAAGAACCCGAATTTCCAGGGCGGCCATTGTTGGTGGATAGCCGTTACTACTTAGAGCGGCCCCCAGCAGAGCAGAGAGCCCTCAAAGTGTTGAAGCCGGGGGCGCTAGTACGGGTTCGTGGTCCCCGGAAAACGGGCAAAACCTCGTTGCTTTATCGCACGCTGCACCAGGCGAGAGAATACGGCTGCCAAACGGCAGCGGTGAAGCTATATCGGGCTGGCAGCGGCATCTTGGGAGATGTGCGGCGGTTCTTGCAGTGGTTCTGTTTGCAAATCAGTGACGAAGTGGGTTTGCCTCCCAAGCTGGAGGACTATTGGAGCGATTTGCGGGGCGATGCCTCTAGCTGCTCGCAATATTTGCAGTCCTACCTGTTGGACCAGCTAGAGCAACCTATCGTCATCGGCATTGATGAAGCGGATTTGTTGTTTGAATACCCCGCCACTGCGGAGACCTTTTTTCGTTTGGTGCGGGGCTGGTCAGAGGAAGCGAAAAGCTCTGAACGCTGGCAGCAGTTTCGTCAGGTGGTGGTTTATGCCACGGAGGTCTATATCGATTTTGACCTCAATCAGTCGCCGTTTAATGTGGGTACGCCTATTAAGCTGGCGGCCTTTGGAGCTGACCAAGTGCAAGAGTTGGCCTGGCGCTATGGGTTAAAAACCTTCACCATCGATCAAGCCAATGACCTAATGGGTTTGGTGGGGGGACAGCCACACCTGATTCAGTTGGCGCTCTATCACCTGTACGATGGCTGGACGTTTGAGCAGGTGATGATCACTGCAACTAGCCAAACGGGCATCTATAGCAATCATTTGCAGGCACTGATGGATAAGCTGACAGCTCATGATGACTTGGCTGAGGCCTTTAAGACGGTAGTTGCTGCGCCATCAAAACCAGTGACTTTGGCTGCAAAGCCTGCCAAGCAGCTAGAAGGACTGGGCCTAGTGAAACGGAATGACACCGAGGTTGAGCTCAGTTGCCAGCTCTATCGCCAGTATTTTGGCACGCATCTGTAG
- a CDS encoding AAA-like domain-containing protein, translating into MTIPNYDYEFQAGGSLAADDPSYVEREADEALYRAIKDRKFAYVFNCRQMGKSSLRVRTETRLRSQDYCCATIDLSAFGVEEVSAAQWYRTLIGELNRRLGDLLSPQVLDRWLEEQREVAPIYRLERFVEDVVLACITDQPIVIFVDEIDTVLSLTFPANDFFAWIRSCYNRRADEPIYRRLTFVLLGVTTPSQLIQDVTRTPFNIGQAIELTPLALARATPKLAAGLAGWVADPSQVLAEIFEWTGGQPYLTQRLCKEVHEAAMETESQPWIQAGEESAMVTRLVEQRIIEHWEAQDDQDHLKTIRKRLLQREQLASRLLGEYENILQGAVVPKRNIADHRELRLAGLVVSRNNHLQVFNRIYAQIFDAVWVQQMLASLRPYAEDFHAWTVSNFIDESYLLQGQDLIDAEAWSKDKSLSALDDRYLRESQALENRKVRLALEQMATQLNENIEERQAKIQEIEIQRQELESQNQESQKKLQRRSVWATGLLIASVIGGGLALGTYSQLGSAQAELQAAREETQRAIDEAQGADQQLTESQQRLQENETRLEELEEAEKTAQATAQAAEQQRQQAERQQLEAVAQARKANAEAEAAQVEKGEAQKVSTLTRREAEIYQQVKQLELDGVAVRSIGIRTPIGALASATALSMSISTLTEELIEICRQLGKDDCDHKLLAQEPAKALKALVNRTRHQIPLQSHRGEVNHAVFSPNGELIVTASKDGTARVWALDGNEVTILKGHEDEVVRAVFSPNGERIVTASKDGTARVWALDGNEVTVLRGHSQDVHHISSGERIVTASKDGTAQVWSFNGSSINTLRGHGNDVVHADFSPNGERIVTASWDGTARVWSLEGNEAIEVATLGSHEDAVVHADFSPDGKRIVTASRDGTARVWLLDSNEVTEVAALGSHEDAVVHADFSPDGKRIVTASRDGTARVWSLDDNEATEVATLQGHSAWVVHADFSPDGENIVTASKDGTARIWSIDDISVVNLEGPNSEVAHAAFSPSDQHIVTVYKDGTARLWSSNGISVANLGGLNEVVRAVFSPNGERIVTVLRNGTVQIWSVDGNEVATLQRHDKEVDYVAFSPAGQHVVTVSSRDGTARIWSLDGNEVTTLEGHEALVVYAAFSPDGRHIVTTSLDNTARVWSLDGNEVATLEGHEALVVYAAFSPDSEHIVTTSWDNTARVWSLDGTEVATLEDHERPVVHAAFSPSSERIVTASKDGTARMWSLDGNVTAIFLHNNEVAHAAFSPGGEVIVTASWDNTARVWSLDGTEVATLKSHTEDVVHAAFSYDGEHIITASKDGMAKVWPLAGIYYRQLVGESLLSGETVYTYLGQSCRWLRSYLELEWNQYRWADLREGCAAYW; encoded by the coding sequence ATGACAATCCCCAATTATGACTATGAATTTCAGGCGGGTGGCAGCCTCGCCGCCGATGACCCTAGCTATGTGGAGCGAGAGGCCGACGAGGCGCTTTATCGAGCCATCAAAGACCGTAAGTTTGCCTATGTCTTTAACTGTCGGCAAATGGGCAAGTCGAGTTTGCGGGTACGCACCGAAACGCGGTTGAGATCGCAGGATTACTGCTGTGCCACGATCGATCTCAGTGCCTTCGGGGTTGAGGAAGTCTCAGCGGCCCAGTGGTATCGCACTCTCATTGGGGAACTGAATCGTCGTTTAGGAGACTTGCTCTCTCCCCAGGTTCTTGATCGCTGGCTAGAAGAACAGCGCGAAGTTGCCCCCATTTATCGGCTCGAAAGATTTGTCGAAGATGTGGTGCTGGCTTGCATCACCGACCAGCCTATCGTCATTTTTGTGGATGAAATTGACACGGTGCTGTCGTTGACATTTCCGGCTAACGACTTTTTTGCTTGGATTCGCTCGTGTTATAACCGGCGGGCCGATGAACCGATTTATCGGCGTCTGACTTTTGTGCTGTTGGGGGTCACAACTCCATCACAACTGATTCAAGATGTGACACGCACGCCGTTTAATATTGGTCAGGCAATCGAGCTGACGCCTTTGGCTTTGGCCCGCGCCACACCTAAGCTGGCGGCGGGACTGGCCGGTTGGGTGGCAGACCCATCGCAAGTATTAGCAGAGATTTTTGAGTGGACGGGAGGGCAACCCTACCTGACCCAGCGACTCTGTAAGGAAGTGCATGAAGCCGCAATGGAGACCGAGAGCCAGCCCTGGATTCAGGCGGGCGAGGAGTCGGCGATGGTGACTCGCCTGGTGGAGCAACGAATCATTGAGCACTGGGAAGCTCAGGATGACCAGGATCACTTGAAGACAATTCGCAAACGGCTGTTGCAGCGGGAGCAACTGGCCAGTCGGCTGTTGGGAGAGTATGAAAACATTTTGCAGGGGGCCGTGGTGCCTAAGCGCAATATTGCCGACCATCGCGAGTTGCGGCTGGCGGGGCTGGTGGTGAGTCGGAATAACCATTTGCAAGTGTTTAACCGCATTTATGCCCAAATTTTTGATGCCGTATGGGTGCAGCAGATGTTGGCTAGCTTGCGCCCCTATGCAGAAGATTTTCATGCTTGGACGGTTTCCAATTTTATCGATGAGTCTTATTTGTTACAGGGACAAGACTTAATTGATGCTGAGGCTTGGTCCAAAGATAAAAGCTTAAGTGCCTTGGACGATCGTTATTTGCGGGAAAGCCAAGCTCTGGAAAACCGTAAAGTACGACTCGCTTTGGAGCAAATGGCTACTCAACTCAATGAGAACATTGAGGAACGACAAGCGAAAATTCAAGAAATTGAGATCCAACGGCAGGAACTCGAAAGTCAAAATCAGGAAAGCCAAAAAAAGCTCCAGCGGCGATCAGTGTGGGCCACAGGGTTGCTAATTGCTTCAGTGATCGGGGGGGGATTAGCGCTTGGCACCTATTCACAGTTGGGAAGCGCCCAAGCAGAATTGCAAGCGGCACGAGAGGAGACCCAAAGAGCTATAGATGAAGCCCAAGGGGCTGATCAGCAACTTACAGAGAGCCAGCAGCGCTTACAGGAGAATGAAACCCGCTTAGAGGAACTGGAAGAAGCTGAAAAAACAGCACAGGCAACGGCACAAGCGGCTGAACAGCAGCGGCAGCAAGCCGAAAGGCAACAGCTGGAAGCAGTAGCTCAAGCTAGAAAGGCAAACGCCGAGGCCGAGGCGGCCCAAGTGGAAAAAGGGGAGGCGCAGAAAGTTAGCACATTAACCCGCCGAGAAGCGGAGATATACCAGCAAGTGAAACAGCTCGAATTAGATGGGGTAGCGGTCCGGAGCATCGGTATCAGGACGCCAATTGGGGCTTTAGCTTCGGCAACCGCGTTAAGCATGAGCATCAGCACACTTACCGAAGAGCTTATAGAAATCTGTCGGCAGCTAGGAAAAGATGACTGCGACCATAAACTACTGGCTCAAGAGCCAGCGAAAGCCTTAAAAGCTCTAGTCAACCGCACACGGCATCAGATCCCCCTGCAAAGCCATAGGGGCGAGGTTAATCACGCGGTGTTTAGCCCTAATGGTGAGCTTATTGTCACGGCTTCTAAAGATGGCACGGCAAGGGTGTGGGCTCTCGATGGCAATGAAGTCACCATTCTTAAAGGTCATGAGGACGAGGTCGTTCGTGCAGTGTTTAGCCCTAATGGTGAGCGTATTGTCACGGCTTCTAAAGATGGCACGGCAAGGGTGTGGGCTCTCGATGGCAATGAGGTTACTGTTTTAAGAGGGCACAGCCAAGATGTTCATCACATCAGCAGCGGTGAACGCATCGTCACTGCATCAAAGGATGGCACGGCACAAGTATGGTCGTTCAATGGTAGCTCCATTAACACTCTAAGAGGCCATGGAAACGATGTTGTTCACGCGGATTTTAGCCCTAATGGAGAGCGCATCGTTACTGCATCTTGGGACGGAACGGCGCGAGTATGGTCTCTTGAAGGGAATGAAGCCATTGAAGTCGCCACCCTAGGAAGTCATGAAGACGCAGTAGTTCACGCGGATTTTAGCCCAGACGGTAAGCGCATCGTTACTGCATCGAGGGACGGAACGGCGCGAGTATGGTTACTCGATAGTAATGAAGTCACTGAAGTCGCTGCCCTAGGAAGTCATGAAGACGCGGTAGTTCACGCGGATTTTAGCCCAGACGGTAAACGCATCGTTACTGCATCGAGGGACGGAACAGCGCGAGTATGGTCCCTCGATGACAATGAAGCCACTGAAGTCGCTACCTTACAAGGTCACAGTGCTTGGGTAGTTCATGCGGATTTTAGTCCTGATGGAGAAAACATCGTTACTGCATCAAAAGATGGTACAGCACGGATATGGTCTATTGATGACATCTCTGTCGTCAACCTAGAAGGTCCAAATAGCGAGGTCGCTCATGCCGCCTTTAGCCCTAGCGATCAGCACATTGTCACTGTGTATAAGGATGGCACGGCACGATTGTGGTCTTCCAATGGCATCTCAGTCGCTAACCTAGGAGGCCTAAACGAGGTCGTTCGTGCAGTGTTTAGCCCTAATGGAGAGCGCATCGTTACTGTATTGAGGAACGGAACGGTGCAGATATGGTCCGTTGATGGCAATGAAGTCGCTACTCTACAACGCCATGATAAAGAAGTTGATTATGTAGCCTTTAGCCCTGCTGGGCAGCACGTTGTCACTGTATCGTCGAGGGACGGAACGGCGCGGATATGGTCCCTCGATGGCAATGAAGTCACTACCTTAGAAGGCCACGAAGCATTGGTGGTTTATGCCGCCTTCAGCCCTGACGGTAGGCATATCGTCACTACATCCTTGGATAACACAGCGCGAGTATGGTCCCTCGATGGCAATGAAGTAGCTACCCTAGAAGGCCACGAAGCATTGGTGGTTTATGCCGCCTTTAGCCCTGATAGTGAGCATATTGTCACTACATCTTGGGATAACACAGCGCGAGTATGGTCTCTTGATGGCACCGAAGTAGCTACCCTAGAAGACCATGAGAGACCGGTGGTTCACGCCGCTTTTAGTCCTAGTAGTGAGCGCATCGTCACTGCATCAAAAGATGGCACGGCACGCATGTGGTCCCTCGACGGTAACGTAACTGCCATCTTTCTTCATAACAATGAGGTAGCTCACGCAGCCTTTAGCCCCGGTGGTGAGGTCATTGTTACTGCATCCTGGGATAACACAGCGCGGGTATGGTCTCTCGATGGCACCGAAGTAGCTACCCTAAAAAGTCATACAGAGGATGTAGTTCATGCAGCCTTTAGCTATGACGGTGAACATATCATCACTGCGTCTAAGGATGGAATGGCAAAAGTGTGGCCTTTGGCAGGGATATATTACCGGCAATTGGTTGGAGAGTCACTATTGTCTGGGGAAACGGTGTATACGTATTTGGGACAGAGCTGTCGCTGGCTGCGCAGCTACCTGGAATTGGAGTGGAATCAATATCGTTGGGCTGATTTACGCGAGGGCTGTGCGGCATATTGGTAA